Proteins encoded within one genomic window of Arsenophonus apicola:
- a CDS encoding phage tail fiber protein, whose amino-acid sequence MHPSGSFETNEESAGVNVQRTGLGVYFISGVMGYNSDGGWGTNSGASVPKNNNGLELIYIKDKILPDGNIEIQTFHRQHSHLPEDFQNWRVKEIINEKPVYYADGEQVDIPPSTWLDIRVEMPVDSIWNRQHAQN is encoded by the coding sequence ATCCATCCATCCGGAAGCTTTGAAACTAACGAAGAATCAGCAGGAGTCAATGTCCAGCGAACTGGATTAGGAGTCTATTTCATCTCAGGTGTTATGGGCTATAACTCGGATGGTGGATGGGGTACAAACTCCGGCGCATCAGTACCTAAAAATAATAATGGTTTGGAGCTTATTTATATTAAAGATAAAATCCTACCTGACGGTAATATTGAAATACAAACATTCCACCGTCAGCACAGTCATTTGCCAGAAGATTTTCAGAATTGGCGAGTTAAAGAAATTATTAACGAAAAACCAGTTTATTACGCTGACGGTGAACAAGTTGATATTCCACCTTCAACATGGCTAGATATCCGTGTAGAAATGCCCGTTGATTCAATCTGGAATCGGCAGCATGCGCAAAACTAA
- a CDS encoding BRO-N domain-containing protein yields MKNFGPVLFNFHNNNVRVLLINDQPWFVASDISNSLNYLSAKDMVRNLDDDEKDRHIVPTLGGHQEMLIINESGLYSSILRSRKPEAKLFKKWVTNEVLPSIRKTGKYEHPKYQPEAHEKFSSKDTQNLARIIALMTQNFRFKQAWNNAIWYALREVTGIPSPYPMEVRLVPSIATECERIWHVTEALQDVIADAEKLAIKRIIRKRENADRVITEIENLLSQTTQDNQLMLNGALSNWHKAELTHFLQRC; encoded by the coding sequence ATGAAAAATTTCGGTCCTGTTTTATTTAATTTTCATAATAACAATGTTCGTGTTTTATTGATAAACGATCAACCTTGGTTTGTTGCATCTGATATTTCAAATTCCCTTAATTATCTTTCAGCAAAGGATATGGTACGTAACTTAGATGATGACGAAAAGGATAGGCATATTGTGCCCACCCTTGGAGGTCATCAAGAAATGTTAATAATCAATGAGTCTGGACTATATTCATCTATACTGCGTAGCCGTAAGCCAGAAGCTAAGCTTTTTAAAAAATGGGTAACAAATGAAGTCCTTCCATCAATCCGCAAAACGGGTAAATATGAGCACCCAAAATACCAACCCGAAGCTCACGAAAAGTTCAGCAGCAAAGATACCCAAAATCTCGCCCGTATCATTGCACTGATGACACAAAACTTTCGTTTCAAACAAGCATGGAATAATGCTATCTGGTATGCATTGAGAGAAGTCACCGGCATTCCCTCACCTTATCCAATGGAAGTCAGACTGGTCCCTTCTATAGCTACAGAGTGTGAACGTATCTGGCATGTCACGGAAGCGCTTCAAGATGTAATAGCCGATGCAGAGAAGTTAGCAATTAAACGTATTATTCGCAAACGTGAAAATGCAGATAGAGTTATCACTGAGATTGAAAATTTACTATCTCAGACTACACAGGATAACCAGCTAATGCTTAATGGGGCGCTATCAAACTGGCATAAAGCGGAATTGACCCATTTCCTCCAACGCTGCTAA
- a CDS encoding tyrosine-type recombinase/integrase produces MQRARLSLEDFNTILGLINNDHHWLTHAMKLALVTGQRVSDVSKIKYKDIHDGKLWIIQQKTGAKIAIPLDIELYGIKLSKTIADCVNNSEFVINNNGNKITVERISKEFRRFRDISQLNWVGEPPSFHEIRSLSARLYTETMGSNFAQKLLGHKSATMTAKYQDDRNNSWIEI; encoded by the coding sequence ATTCAAAGAGCAAGATTATCTTTAGAAGATTTTAATACTATTTTAGGTTTAATAAATAATGACCATCATTGGTTAACTCATGCTATGAAATTAGCGCTAGTTACAGGGCAAAGAGTATCTGATGTCTCTAAAATAAAATATAAAGATATTCATGATGGGAAATTATGGATAATCCAACAAAAAACAGGAGCAAAAATAGCAATCCCTCTTGATATTGAACTTTACGGAATTAAATTATCAAAGACTATTGCAGATTGTGTGAATAATTCAGAGTTTGTCATTAACAATAATGGAAATAAAATTACAGTAGAAAGAATATCAAAAGAATTTAGAAGGTTCAGAGATATTTCTCAATTAAATTGGGTAGGTGAGCCACCCTCTTTTCATGAAATTAGAAGCTTATCTGCTAGACTCTACACTGAAACAATGGGTAGCAATTTTGCGCAAAAGCTGCTAGGACATAAGTCGGCCACAATGACAGCAAAATATCAAGATGATAGAAATAATAGTTGGATTGAGATTTAA
- a CDS encoding phage integrase Arm DNA-binding domain-containing protein: protein MTRIRKTKNRDLPPNLYKRNGYYSYRDPRTRKEYGLGRNKAYAINEAISANQLLMKAEKVKPLTERIDGQGTVYFHEFLDRYEEILKTRGLREKTLKDYKQRIGVIRKGFVNAPIQNITTETDCGFSSVIN from the coding sequence ATGACCAGAATCAGAAAAACAAAAAATCGGGATTTGCCCCCTAACCTGTACAAAAGAAACGGGTATTATTCCTATAGGGACCCACGTACACGTAAGGAATACGGTTTGGGTAGAAACAAAGCCTATGCAATTAACGAGGCTATTAGTGCAAATCAGTTATTGATGAAAGCAGAGAAAGTAAAGCCACTAACAGAAAGGATCGACGGACAGGGAACTGTCTATTTTCATGAGTTTTTAGATAGATATGAAGAAATATTGAAAACAAGAGGATTAAGAGAGAAAACATTAAAAGACTATAAGCAAAGAATAGGTGTGATCAGAAAAGGATTTGTTAATGCGCCGATTCAAAACATAACCACAGAAACAGATTGCGGATTTTCTTCAGTTATCAATTAA
- a CDS encoding excisionase, with product MITLAEWNARRDRPRRMDTVRGWVRNGLIQPPPIKDGREYLVEECAIKVNSINEVSHKSMLLQRIGHDQNQKNKKSGFAP from the coding sequence ATGATTACTTTAGCGGAATGGAATGCAAGGAGGGATAGACCAAGAAGAATGGACACAGTCAGGGGTTGGGTTAGAAATGGGCTAATTCAACCTCCCCCCATCAAGGATGGAAGAGAATATTTAGTTGAAGAGTGTGCAATCAAAGTTAACAGCATTAACGAAGTTAGTCATAAAAGTATGTTGCTGCAAAGGATAGGCCATGACCAGAATCAGAAAAACAAAAAATCGGGATTTGCCCCCTAA
- a CDS encoding antA/AntB antirepressor family protein, producing the protein MQNLINIETKNINGELIQTVNARDLHSFLEIKNHFKDWIKDRIEKYGFIENEDFVTFAEKTAKGRPSIEYAISINMAKELSMVERNEKGKQARQYFIECERKALEAVNPVEILNNPSAMRGLLLNYTEKVIALEHKIDEMKPQVEALKRISYSEGSLCITDAAKSLQMKPKALFSWLQGHDWIYWRVGGKSWVGYQDKIKQDLIEHKVTVVARNDGSEKLTEQVRITPKGLGKLSILISE; encoded by the coding sequence ATGCAAAATTTAATCAACATCGAAACAAAAAATATCAATGGTGAATTAATACAGACGGTTAATGCGCGAGATTTACATTCATTTTTGGAGATAAAAAACCATTTTAAAGATTGGATAAAAGACCGCATTGAAAAGTATGGATTCATTGAAAACGAAGACTTTGTGACTTTTGCGGAAAAAACCGCAAAAGGTAGACCTTCGATAGAATACGCAATCTCTATCAATATGGCGAAAGAGCTATCCATGGTTGAGCGCAACGAAAAAGGGAAACAGGCCAGACAGTATTTTATTGAATGCGAAAGAAAAGCATTGGAAGCTGTCAACCCTGTTGAAATACTAAATAATCCATCAGCAATGCGAGGGCTGCTACTCAATTACACAGAAAAAGTTATTGCACTAGAACACAAAATCGATGAAATGAAACCGCAAGTCGAAGCACTAAAACGAATCAGTTATTCAGAAGGATCGCTTTGTATCACTGATGCGGCAAAATCACTCCAAATGAAACCCAAGGCACTTTTTTCATGGTTACAAGGACATGATTGGATTTATTGGCGTGTTGGTGGAAAAAGTTGGGTTGGCTATCAGGATAAAATCAAGCAGGATTTAATTGAGCACAAAGTGACTGTCGTTGCTAGAAATGACGGTTCGGAAAAGTTAACTGAACAGGTAAGAATTACGCCAAAAGGACTTGGAAAATTATCCATTCTTATTAGTGAATAA